ACAGAGTCTTCTCCCAGTGCAACAGAGTTCAGGTTATATGGCACCAAGCACTGTGGGAACACTCCAGGGCATGTAGGAGATGGAGGCTGAGTTTCCGGCTCAGCACAGGAAGAAAAGCTGGGTTTAAGCCACCTTTTCACCCTCAGGAACCTAGGCTGGTTTTGGGAGAGGAGTATTTTGGCCTCTGTCATACATTAGAGCAGCTAGGACCAATAATTTACTCTAATGTGCTCTACTCTATGGCAGACTCCTGAGAGCTACCCATGGGTTGCACCAAAGCTTTGAGAAATATCATGCTCCAGCCAGACCTCCTCCCAGCTCCAATTCACCCCAATATGTTCCCCTGGCTCCTCACAGCACAGTCTTGGCCTCTATAGGAAGGCACCCAGGGGATGGATCAGGAGACAGGATCCCTCCCTGAACTTTTGCTCTCCTAATTGGAAGTCTTGGGAATACAATATTTTCAGATCGGTGGGTTTCAAACCTGGGTCCTAATGGGCAGGTGTCAACATCCCAAAACAATACCTCCCTCCCGCAGTCAAAATGAACTCTAATTAGTCACCTTGCTGGTAGTTTCTGCCTTACAGTGAGTGAAGTACCGGGCtcaaattatttaatttatcataaagaaaacaaagaggTGGCGTGACGACGGTCTATAAGCAcctgtgtggggagaagatttctgacaaTAGAGGACCTTTCACTCTAGCAGACACAGTCATAACAAGAACCAAGATCTGGACATGGAAAcctatttccagtagagatagggtcgtgttagtaccattatacgaGGCACTGGTACGACCTCAGCAGGAACACTGTGTTCAATTCTCGTGTCTCATGTTTAAGAAGGAGGATTTCAagctggaacgggtacagagaagggctactaggatgatccgaggaatggaaaaccggtcttatgaaaggagactcaaagagcttggcttgtttagcctaaccaagcgaaggctgaggggagagatgactgctctctataaataagtcagagggataaataccaggaaaggagaggagttatttaagttaagcaacaatgtggacacaagaacaaatggatataaactggccatcgacaagtttaggcttgaaattggaGGAAGGTTtcgaaccatcagaggagtgaggttctgcaacagccttccaaggggagcagtgtgggCAAGAAAACCCgaactggcttcaagattgagcttgacAAGTGTACGGAGGGGCTGGTAAGGTGAGACTGCCGaaaatggcatgtagccgatctgtaattgctagcagcaaatatctccaatgggtggtgatgggacactagatggggagggctctgagttacaaaagagaattctttcccaggtgtcttgcTGCTGGGTCaagcccacatgctcagggtctaactgattgccagatttggggttgggaaggaatttccctctgGGTCAGATTGGGAGAGACCCTGGTGGGGGGATTCGCTTTCATCTACAGCGTGGGGCCTGggccacttgcaggtttaaactagagtaaatggtggattctctgtaacttgaagtctttagaccatgatttgagaacttcagtaactcagccagaggttaggggtctattagaggggtgggtgagattctgtggcctgcgtagtgcaggaggtcagactagatcataatttgagcattggcctactaaacccagggttgtgagttctatccttgagggggccatttagggaactgggataaaaatctgtctgggaattgtcctgctttgagcagggggttgggctagatgacctcctgaggtcccttccaacgctgatattctatgataatggTCCCAATTGAAGTctatgtgagttttgccattgatgtcagcagggccagaatttcaccgtATGAGTTTCAGCAGGAGAAAGCCCCGGGTTTGGATTGACTGTGAAGCCTAGACTACCCTCTACCCATTTCCGCTCCATAATGTGGGTGAGTCACGTTAGCGAGGTAGCACGGAACTGAACATTGGCTCTGCTGTAACTATCCTGGAGAGTGGGTCTATTCTTCTGTCCTCTGACGCCTACACCTTTCAACGAATGAATGGAGGATGGTGAGAGTGCACCGTGCAACGACTCCACAGACCCAACGTTAAAGACATTCCCttgtggagggtggggaggggaagtggtaCAGTAACGGTCCAAAACAACGTAGCAATCTAACCAGAAACCCATACCGCAACCCCACCCCGTGACTGATTTTGCTGgttaaaatatttgcaaaggCTTATTTGCATAGCAGCTTTTCCAGTTGTTATCATTGGGAACTTATGCTCATTTCCCTCTGTAAGAGACTGACAGAAGAATTTGTAAGGTCATAAAAATCACAACTGCACATGCCAGTTCTGGTGGACGAGCCGAGAGAAATACGCACATTCTTTCTGATGTTGATACACTAAAAGCAACACACCCTGGCTCCCAAGGCACATTCTTGCTGATAAAGACCTAGTCCATATATTTGCTCAGTGTTTTAAATATACTATTTGAATAACTCAGTAGCTCTTGGCAAAACAGCTTGGTGCAGCACACGGATCACTTGTATTTCTATGCAAGTTAAACTTTAcaaggccaaattttgctctgagTTATATAGTATGTCAACCTGGGCAACACTATTGAAGTGACACCAGATTTATGCTGCTGtgaaagtagaatttggcccaagatgtAACAAAGCATTCTTGGTTCTCTTGCTCTGGAACCATTTTTCTAAACCAAGCATCCGCATTTGTGGGCCAGCTATTGCTCTCTTTTACACTGAGACATAAAAGACCATGTAATATCTCTTCAAAGGTCAAGAGCAGTCATTTTGCTATAGCAGTTATGGTGCATCTTGTCAAATGAAAAGCTCACATCTCCAGAAAGGTGCAATACAGGCCCGTCAAACCAGTTTTTTAGCTTCTGATGCCAGAAATATCTTGCGGGGCTGAGAATGTGCCATTTTGATATTAGAAACACAAACACAACCTCCCAGCTGTGGAACTGACTTCACTTAACTATTGCTCCTCTTCTCATTTTGGTCGTGTTTCAGCAAGACACTTAACCACGTGTCTAATTGTAAGTGTTTACGTTAAGtagcccctctgaagtcaacgcttaaatgctttgctgaatcagcgTTTCAAACAGGAGACAGAATTATCAAAAGTAACTAACCACAACTGGATGCACCGAGTgcatactttattttgttttgtttattgggTTTTGCTGGGCAATTTGGATTAGGAAAGAACTGACCGCACAAAATGTTTTGCATACAGTCTAGAATAATAGAACCATAGACATGTAAggctggaagtgaccttgaaGTGTATACCAACCCTTCTGACATAGGGCATGTGGATGTAATCCACGGAGTctagaaagattaaaagaaatatctccccccaccccaaataaaaTCATCTCTCCAAAATATGAGCTGAAACTATCTTAAAATCCCATCTCCTGGGAGGGCCTTAGATATAATAGATAATAATTCTGCCTATCCATTCTACAGTAGTCTTGTTCTTCAAAGGCCTTCactaacattaaatattttgtaattcCCTAGTGGCATAATGAACACACATGCCCATATTATATGTAAAATTGCCATACTTTGTAATCCCATCTTGATGCTATCCTGGAGACCTTTCTCGTGGTATCTGATCAATGCAGTGGGTTCTGGCTTGCTTTGATTTTGCGATATCCTTCTATGTAATTTCACGAATGCGACTAAGGCAACTCATTTCAATGACCTTAATGGCACGTGTTCCAGTCCTTATAGGTCACACATTCATCAATCTCCACCCTGAAATCGCATATGTTCAGCTGcataaccatagaatcatagaatcatagaatatcagagttggaagggacctcaagaggtcatctagtccaaccccctgctcaaagcaggaccaattcccagctaaatcatcccagccagggctttgtcaagccgggccttaaaaacctccaaggaaggagactccaccacctccctaggtaacgcattccagtgtttcaccaccctcctagtgaaatagtttttcctgatatccaacctggacctcccccatgACCCTCTCGCTTTCTGTATTCTGCATTTTTAAATCTCTTGGGATTCAGCTGTCTGCAGAGAGTGAGAGAGTTTGTGGTCAGCTCAGTGCAGATTGTCCCTGTGACTGGGGGCATTATCATTCGTGGAGATGCTCTGATACTACACTGATGGGAccataaaaaatagaaaacattcaCACACAGTGTGCTCTCTCCTAGAAAACTTTACTTTCTAACTAAAAGTATCCGTCCTTTGTCTCCTATAACAAGGACTTTTCCAGCATCCTCTCCCCTCTTAACTCCTCCGCagcccattgactttcaagaTAGCATCAGAAGGCTTCCAGCAGATCTGATGGGCTCTGGGGGGACACCATTTCCTAGTGCTCTGCTCAGGCTGATGAATATGGGGCttgatcaggaaaaaaaaaccccaatctcACACTCCATACTTCTATTCCGAAAGACAAGgcaggggaggtaatatcttttattggaccaacttctgttggtgagagagagacaagctttcgagcttcaggtcttcttcaggttcccagcttgtctctctaatatcctgggaccaacatggctacaacacctcTGCAAACTCCTATTCAGTCATTTGCAAGGGAATTTGATGGGGCCCGATCTTTACTCTCCACCAGTCAATACTCAAACTATTAATTCATGTATGTTTCAGGTCGCATGGACCTGCTCGCTGGAGATGGGATTACAGTGGAAAGAGCTGTGAACAAGTGGTGTCTTTTGTCTTTAATAAAGGGATGGAAATGTCTCTGTTCCCTTTCACATGGAGAGTTAGACCGCTTAAGGGACTTCCTGAAGTGTTTCCTTAGCTCCTTACACACCCAAACACATCTTCGGGGTGTGAGCATGTGTGTGATGGGCGGGGCTGGGCTAACGGCCTCCATTTTGCAAGTGTATTTTTAGGTCCAGTTTTGACCACCCAAAAGGTTTCCTTACTTCTTGGAAAGCAAAGTACTTGTTAAGTCCCCCATCTGTGGggttttttcagtgaaaaacgaGTGGTGATGTCTTTCAAGAGgcataataaaaatgtgttttattttccatCCTCCGGGAGGCCATGGGGAGATAATCATAAAAGTTCCTGGTTCGTTCACTTTATGACCAGGATGGAAAAGCCATTAAAGGTCCCGCTGTGATAACATTCATTGGTTCTTCGagccccagccccccctgctctcaAGCTCAGGTGCGGCATGTGCGTCTGAAAAGAAGCATGACAGTGGGTTGAATTTTAGTTGGGGACTCAGATGGGGCCGGGGCCATGAAAGGTGATTTAAGGCAGATGGGGTCAGACCTGTCAAGAGTGTTTCATAAAGCTGTGTTATTCTTAAGGTATCATAATACTAGTCTCAGACGGACGCTTCCCAGGATTTACGGAGGTTGCATAAGTGCTGGGCTGTAAATCAGAGGATGTTTTTAAGTGGTGCTTCACCAGTTGGAAGCTGTgaattgacagccactgcagagccagcagccttcctgggctggagcagcccGAGAGGTtctgcctgcagctcctgctggtgGTAACAGAACATGCCGTATTCTTGGGATCCTTTGGAGGGTTAGCAGCTTTTTGCCAGCCCGCTAGGGGGTAACAAtgaggggagcgggggggctggcTCGCTTGGGCAAAGACAACAGTGTTTTGGCACTTGGTTTCAGTGATGCCTGTTTGTACAGCCAGGGCAAAATTTTtccccttagggtatgtctacactgcaattagatgcccccggctggtccatgccagctggctcgggcgaaggggctgtttaattacaatgtagatgtccaggctcgggctggaaccCAAACTCTGGGACGCTCGCAAGCTCCtagatcctgggctccagcctgagcgtTTACCTCGGCCAAACCCCagtcagttggcacaggccagacgcaggtgtctaattgcaggctagacataccctgagtctttTTAGCTGGCTAGGGGCTTTATTCATCACACAAGCCAGCTCCTCCACTACCAGTTGGATGTTTGGACAAGGTTCTAACCCTCTCTCCTGTGatatattgaaaactgtgttaaaattttAAGGTATCACTTTAAGTGGTAAGGGGGGTCCTGGCACTGCTTGCAGGCTAAGGGATTCTGTATGGAAGCTTGCGATCTGGATCTAATGCGATTAATATTCTAAGAGCCAGCTTACAGCAAGGTTGATTGGGTTGTTTCTCTGCCcaagggagcagcctgctttgtctctaactttttttggtttggttcttgcatgttttatagattcatagattctaagaccagaaggaaccattgtgattgacctgtgctgtacaggaggtcagactagatagagaacttccccaaaataattcctagagctgatcttttagaaaacTATCCAATCtcgattttaaaatattcagtgatggcgaatccacaacaatccttggtaaattgtcccaaagattaattactctcactgtcaaaaatttatgctttatttctaatttgaatttgtctagcttcaacttccacctattggatcatgttatacctttctcttcttGACCAAAGAggacattattaaatatttgtttcccgtgtagctacttatagactgtgatcaaatgccccccttaatcttctctttgttaagctaaatatgagctccttgagtctatcattataagacATGTttgctaatcctttaatcatcctcgtggctcttctctgaaccctctccaattgatCAACATCCTGCTTGAACagtgcacaccagaactggacacaggattccagcagcagccacacaagtgccaaatacagaggtaaaacaacttctctactcctatgcgagattcccctctttatgtatccaaggattacattagcTCCTTTGGCCACAGTATGGCACTGAGcactcacgttcagctgattagccACCATCCCCactaagtctttttcagagttggTGCTTCAAAGGATAGAGACCCCTATCCTGTAAGCACGGCTTCGTTCCGTGTTCCTAGGTGTaggcatttacatttagctgtattaaaacacacattgttcgTTCGTGCCCAGAACACCAAGAGCTCTAGATCCCTCTGAATCAGCGATCTGTCCTTTTCATTGTTTACCAATTGTTAGGCTTCTGGATTCTGAGAAACAGAATCTTgtgtgttatgttgcaaccttccagaaagaaTATTTATGTttgtatctaacttctctgtgtgtgtctgtagtGAACCTGACACCTCCACCCCTTCACCCAGGCTTTTGAGTCCCAAGAAGACCCTGCCCTCTCTAATTTATATCCTTATTTAGGTTGCAGATGTTCTGGGTTTCCCGAGTAGAAGTTAGTGTTCATGTTTACAGCTGCAATCCAGCAACGAGCCGGGTAGCGGCACAGAGTACCTGCCCGTGCAGGACAGTATCAGCCCTGATTACACCTCCAGAGCAGCAAAGCGGTATGAAGTATAGACCAGTAGCAAACTACTACCGCATCCTGGACACAGCAAGGGAGAAATGTGAAGGAACTGGGCCTCAGAGGATTTTGTGCCGATCCAGGTTTCTAAGGTACTTGTAGGGTCTCCATGATCATAGTATCTCAGCACCTCTCAATCTTTCACACATTTCTCCTCCCAACACACCCTGGGAGGTGGAAAagggatggggaatggagacACAAGACTAACTTCACCAAGAGGTTTGTAGCAGATGAGAGGATGGAACCCACAGCTGCCACACCCCAGACCTACACCCAAACCACTGTACCATATTGCTACTAAAGCAACAGCCCCCCAAAATTTACTCCAGGATTGGTGCAACGTCCATAGCTCCTTGTCATACTCAGGGCTAAAGTCACAGCCTAGCCTTAAATAAATAAGATATAGTACGTGCAATTATATTATTAAGTCACTATTCTGTATGATAGCTTTGCCCACCCTTGGCTGAACACTATCAGGCAAACAGGGATCTCTCCTACCCATTGGGCCTGGAGCCTCACTTATAACAGTTCTAGCAAGTGTGTCAGGATGTAACTTCTCCACAGCTTGGGTCACTAGGTCATGAGCTAAGCTGTCACAGCTGGAAGCTGCGGGCCAAAAAAGGTattgctgttttgtttctttcatccAGTCTCCTAATGTTTGCTGAAACCGTTGGCTTGCTGGACAACACACTGCATTAGGAATGCTTATGGCACTAGGACTGGTGTATAGGTGCAAATCTGTAGGGTCAAACCTTGTTGACCACCAGCATGGAAGAAGGAACTCTATAGGTAAGCTAATAGCAGATGTTCTGGGTGAGCGATTACACCGCAGAGGAGATCATGTTCCTAAGatactgggttcaattcctggtttagcctcagacttgctgtgtgaccttgggcaagtcttttACTCTATACCTTGTGCCTTATCTCCCCATCTGTACAttgctgtacaatggggataaatacttccctacctcacaggggcagTGTTGTGAAGATGAAATTCATTCatgattgtgaggtactcagatactactgtgGTGAGAACCACATATGTACTTAGATAGAGAGAGAAATTAGACAGCATTGCCTATCAGAAGAGAAAACTCACCATGATGTTCCTGACCTGGGCAGGGGCTGAAGGTGGGGCCCTAACATTTCTGCTGTTCTGCTAAACTCTGTTCATTACATTGTATTTTCAACCTCTATTTCTTTTGTCGATTTCATCTACCTGTTGCATCCTATCTAGATGGTGAGCTCTCTGGGGTTTTCTGCTTCGCTAATTGTCTGTACCAGCACCCAACACAATGGACTCTCATCTTTGATTGGGGTTCCTGTGCTACCTTAATAGAATTCAAATAATGGCTAGCCAATGAGCAAGCCAGGTAGGGATACCAGCAGAAATGAAAAGGAGGTTGTCATTGGTAGAGCATTAGTTCTTAAACAAAGGGACCGCTGGACCTGAGCCTTCTTCACTGAGTAGCATGAACAACAAGATCTGTTTGCTTTGGccaggacataagaacggccatattgggtcagaccaatgatccatctagcccagtaacctgtcttccaacagtgccaggtgccctagaaggaatgaacagaacaggcaatcatcgagtgatccatcccctgtcgcccattcccagcatctgtcagtcagaggcttagagacacccaaagcatggggtcgcatccctgaccatcttggctaataaccattgatggacctctcctcatGACAATTCCATATATGATAAGGTGCCCAGCACTGGGGAATCTAGGCTTTCCATCAGTTGTGATGGAACCAAACACCATCAGGAGAATACATTGCACAGCCTTCATGAGCGGCCAGCTGGGCTTCCTTAAAGGAAACAGAGATGCCAATTAGCAGTCAGTAAATACCAGGGGATAGCCAGTGCCTGGTGCTAGAGGAAACCTGGATGAATCATAAAATTGTAGGaccagaagggacctcgagaggtcatctagtccagtccctgcactcaaggcaggattaagtattatctagaccaggggtgtcAAACTCAATTGCACAGGGGGCCAAAACTCAAAACTCGCGGGCCGAACAGTATAACCATTTATTTAACAGactaaatatttatgttttttaaccattaatatgaaccaaaatacaggatatcattccaaaataaatacatttcaacttaaaatattttgctcttcataAAAAAATATCCTGTCAATACAATACATTCAAAATCTGTACATGCTGGaatattaaaaaatctgaaaatataaataaaaaattgaatttaaagcaaaagtatAATCATAACAAATCATAACATTCCATTTTCTTGTCCTATTTAGTCAGAGCCTGATACTTGGAGTCTTTTCTTTGCAACAGTTCGTTTATGTTTGGGGTTAGGTTCTGTGTTGTGAAGATTCTCAGGATCGATTGCAGGTGTTCATCAGTGAGGCGACTCCTGTGTGACgttttgttaattttcatcacAGAGAACAGCTGCTCGCACAGATATGTGCTGCCAAACATGGACAGGATTCGAGCCGCATGTTGGCGGAGCTGCGGCATCGCTTCAGGAATGAAGCGAGTGAACTGTGCTGGCCCCGCAGTGTCGTACTTTGCCTTCAGTGTCCCGTTACATTGCAGTTCTATCAGCTCCATCTGCATTTCTACAGGTGCGGTTTCCACATCGACTGCAAATGGGTTGCGAAGCAGCTCGAagttacttttctgtgcctcaaagtCACTGAAGCGCCGTGCGAACTCAGTGCGCAGCGCGCTGAGTTTTTCAGCAAAGGTGGCATTTGGGAAAACTGTGGCACTTTCTTGGTTCCGTATTACTTGGCAACAGGGAAAGTGAGACAGGTTGCATTGGTGCATTTGTGTCTCCCATAAGCGCAGCTTCACTTGAAATGCCTTCACTGCATCATGCATATCGGTTATTATGTGCTCCCGTCCCTGGAGTTGAAGGTTTAAAGCGCTAAGATGCGACGTTATGTCAGCCAGGAACGCCAACTCACATTTCCACTTTTCATCCCGCAGAACTGTGCAGTCTTTCCCCTTACTGTCCATGAACTGGCAGATTTCCTCTCGCAGCTCAAAGTGTCTTTTGAGAACTTTTCCCCGACTTAGCCACCGGACCTCCGTATGATATGGCATATCGCCAAACTCGCTATCTATTTCCCGCAGAAAAGACTGGAATTGGCGGTGATTTAAACCGTGGGCTCTGATAAAGTTGACGGTTTGTGTTACAGTgttcatcacatgatccatttttAGGACTTTAGCACTCAGCGATTCCTGGTGTATGATGCAGTGATACACTGTCAACTCACCGGCACAGTTCTCCTCCCGCATCTTTGAGCGCATCCTTCCCACCAGtccatttttttcaccacacatAGCAGGTGCGCCATCTGTTGTAAGTCCAACGAGTTTTTCCCACGGCAGTTTCATGTCGGTTacactttgaaatacatttccaaagatgTCTTCTCCTTTCGTTGTCCCGTGCATCGATTTAATGTCCAGTATTTCCTCTGTTACGCACAAATTGGAATCCACACCACGGATAAATATCGCCAGCTGTGCAGTGTCAGTCGCGTCAGTAGTTTCATCCACGGCAAGGGAGTATGCAACAAAATCTTTTGCTCTTTCAATCAACTGTGTTTTCAAATCAGTCGCCATCTCACAAACCCGATTAGCAACAGTGTTTCTGCTGAGGCTTACATTTGCAAACGCTCGCGTTTTATCTGGACAAAGGACGTCGCACACTTTCATCATACAATTCTTTACGAATTCCCCCTCGGTAAACGGCCGTCCTGATTTGGCGATCTCTTCGGCCACAATGAAACTTGCTTTCACAGCAGCTTCACTTTGTGATTTTGCTTTGGTGAAAAACGTCTGCTGGGATGTCAAATTCTTCTTCAACTCCTCTACCTTTTGTAGCTTCTGTCCTGCGCTCAGGTTTTTGAATTTGTTCTCATGTTTCGTCTCGTAGTGCCGTCTTAGGTTATACTCCTTCATTACAGCGATATTACTCCCGCAAAGGAGACACACTGGTTTACCTGCAATTTCAGTAAACATATACTCATTCTCCCACCGGCTTTGAAAGCCTCGGTTTTCAGAATCAATTTTTCTCTTGGCCATTGTTGGGGTCTAGCTTTGATTTGATATTAGCGTTGTATACATCAACAGACCGCGAACTTGAACCGCGGCTTGCCGTTGGCGGCAattgcactgcatcatgggatttgTAGTGTGTGTTATTGGGGCGTCATATCACAGGGCcattaaaaacagatatataaaaCGATTTCGCGGGCCGGAtataattgtatggcgggccggatgtggcccgcgggccttgAGTTTGACACAtgtgatctagaccatccctgacaggtgtctgtctaacctgctcttaaaaatttccagtaatggagattccacaacctccctaggcaatttattccagtgcttcaccaccctgacagttaggaagtttttcctaatgtccaacctaaaccgcccttgctgcaattaaagcccattgcttcttgtcctatcctcagcggttaaggagaacaattttctccctcccccttataAGAAGAGGTGCATCTTGCACAAATGCTCCATCACAGACTTTTCACTTCTTGCTGATTCCTTTCGGACTTGGTCTGCCTGCCACTTTGAGTTAGTGATGGATGGGAGCTGCAGACCAGGAGTTGCTGGGCTTAATAGGATGTCATCCTGGAGGTGACGAATGCAACCAATTGCACCTCTTTAATTTTTATACCTCTGGTAAAGCCTTTCCTCTGTAGGCCTGGAGTTAGCCCAGTGACTCAAGGCCCTCTTCTGCATGATGACGTGTAAAGGCAATCTCAGAAAGGAACTGGCCCTGGGGCTGATGCAGTTGTATTGGAAGGTGTAATGCAATTGACTGGAGGCTGAAATCACGCAGCAGAGAAACCAGGGCAGATCTGGCTCTGGCTATATAAAGGAGGCAGGAGCACACGCAAAGAAAACAATGTGCAGCGGTTGTACAACAAGCAGCACAATGGAAGAGAGGCTTGGCTGTGGGGAGGAGCCAGAGGAGAAGAATAGATTCTAAAAACAGGAAGGGGGGAGAGTAGCAAGCCAAGACAGAAAACCACACAGACCACTCTATAGATTGTGCTTCTGAAATTGATGTATTTACAGCAGGAATTCCACTTTTTTGGGAAGCACTTGTTTCAGTTTCCTTTGGAGCAAAGGCCATCTTGCAATAAACTTTTATGGGGGTTGGCTATTTTATGGCAATCATTTAACACTGCAACATTAACATGTCATTGGATCTTCTCAGTGTCAATTCCCCACATTCATATTTCTTTCCAATGTTTACTGAGTGCTGCTGGAAGCCAGGAAGACGCAGCTGTATAATCCTTCTAgcagactttaaaaaacaaaagaaaacccaaacaTTGATTCTTTCACATCACCCTTAGAACCGGTCAGATTCTGGGATGAAGTTTCATTCGACAGAGGGTTTGCTTCTTCAAATAAATTTAGCAGCTGGCGGTAAGTGGAAGAACT
The sequence above is a segment of the Trachemys scripta elegans isolate TJP31775 chromosome 11, CAS_Tse_1.0, whole genome shotgun sequence genome. Coding sequences within it:
- the LOC117885172 gene encoding general transcription factor II-I repeat domain-containing protein 2A-like is translated as MAKRKIDSENRGFQSRWENEYMFTEIAGKPVCLLCGSNIAVMKEYNLRRHYETKHENKFKNLSAGQKLQKVEELKKNLTSQQTFFTKAKSQSEAAVKASFIVAEEIAKSGRPFTEGEFVKNCMMKVCDVLCPDKTRAFANVSLSRNTVANRVCEMATDLKTQLIERAKDFVAYSLAVDETTDATDTAQLAIFIRGVDSNLCVTEEILDIKSMHGTTKGEDIFGNVFQSVTDMKLPWEKLVGLTTDGAPAMCGEKNGLVGRMRSKMREENCAGELTVYHCIIHQESLSAKVLKMDHVMNTVTQTVNFIRAHGLNHRQFQSFLREIDSEFGDMPYHTEVRWLSRGKVLKRHFELREEICQFMDSKGKDCTVLRDEKWKCELAFLADITSHLSALNLQLQGREHIITDMHDAVKAFQVKLRLWETQMHQCNLSHFPCCQVIRNQESATVFPNATFAEKLSALRTEFARRFSDFEAQKSNFELLRNPFAVDVETAPVEMQMELIELQCNGTLKAKYDTAGPAQFTRFIPEAMPQLRQHAARILSMFGSTYLCEQLFSVMKINKTSHRSRLTDEHLQSILRIFTTQNLTPNINELLQRKDSKYQALTK